A DNA window from Candidatus Krumholzibacteriia bacterium contains the following coding sequences:
- a CDS encoding radical SAM protein produces the protein MPTEACNFRCTYCYEDFAHGRMDPGVVRGLKRYLERRAGELDWLALSWFGGEPLLARDVVEEIMLHARHLVAAHPRLRLVSDLTTNGFHLGPRAFSRLLDVGVSCFQVSLDGLREVHDRTRRRAGGGGTFQRLWTHLLAMRAVERAFEVVVRLHVHGANSTTLPVFLQEFARAFGGDRRFRLLFKEVAPLGGPADAAFPFLSPEARGAVLHDLRERALALGVECVDVDPDGVCYAARGNAFVVRADGRLNKCTVALNHPANDVGRLHEDGRLELVAASMHRWMRGLWSGNAAELSCPQRGLDAAASPVSLRARA, from the coding sequence ATGCCGACGGAGGCGTGCAACTTCCGTTGCACGTACTGCTACGAGGATTTCGCCCACGGGCGCATGGACCCGGGCGTCGTGCGGGGCCTGAAGCGCTACCTGGAGCGGCGCGCCGGCGAGCTCGACTGGCTGGCGTTGTCGTGGTTCGGCGGCGAGCCGCTCCTGGCGCGGGACGTGGTGGAAGAGATCATGCTCCATGCCCGCCATCTGGTGGCAGCCCACCCACGCCTGCGGCTGGTTTCGGACCTCACCACGAACGGTTTCCACCTCGGCCCCCGGGCGTTCTCGCGTTTGCTGGACGTCGGCGTCAGCTGCTTCCAGGTCTCCTTGGACGGCCTGCGGGAGGTGCACGACCGCACGCGGCGGCGCGCCGGGGGCGGCGGCACCTTCCAGCGCCTCTGGACGCACCTGCTGGCGATGCGGGCGGTAGAGCGCGCCTTCGAGGTGGTGGTGCGGCTGCACGTGCACGGAGCCAACAGCACCACGCTGCCGGTTTTTCTCCAGGAGTTCGCTCGGGCCTTCGGCGGGGACAGGCGCTTCCGCCTGCTCTTCAAGGAAGTGGCGCCGCTCGGAGGGCCTGCGGATGCTGCGTTTCCCTTCCTCTCGCCGGAGGCGCGCGGCGCGGTACTCCACGATCTGCGAGAACGGGCGCTGGCTCTTGGCGTGGAGTGCGTCGATGTCGACCCGGACGGTGTCTGCTACGCCGCCCGCGGCAATGCCTTCGTCGTCCGCGCCGATGGGCGGCTGAACAAGTGCACCGTCGCCCTGAATCATCCGGCGAACGACGTGGGCCGCCTCCACGAGGACGGCCGCCTGGAGTTGGTCGCCGCCTCCATGCACCGCTGGATGCGCGGGCTCTGGTCGGGGAACGCGGCCGAGTTGAGCTGTCCCCAGCGGGGCCTCGACGCTGCGGCTTCGCCGGTGTCGCTGCGGGCCCGTGCCTGA
- a CDS encoding sigma-70 family RNA polymerase sigma factor yields MTSSAAATAPVASGAATKSLESTAQLLARVRLGDPAARDHLVARFLPAFRRWAHGRLPTGVRDLAETDDIVQSTLLRALDHVEGFEPRGQGAFLAYLRRILMNQVRDEIRRSNHRPRHEELSEEIPSAAPGPLDNVLWSESLAAYEEALQALPERTREAVVLRLEFGLGYQEVAEAVGSPSANAVRMLIARALVQMAEAMHGTR; encoded by the coding sequence GTGACATCGTCCGCCGCCGCCACCGCGCCGGTCGCGTCCGGTGCTGCCACGAAGTCGCTGGAGAGCACCGCCCAGCTCCTCGCCCGGGTGCGCCTGGGCGACCCGGCGGCCCGCGACCACCTGGTGGCTCGTTTCCTGCCGGCCTTCCGGCGCTGGGCCCACGGCCGACTCCCCACCGGCGTCCGGGATCTCGCCGAAACCGACGACATCGTGCAGTCCACCCTGCTGCGTGCGTTGGATCACGTAGAGGGGTTCGAGCCCCGGGGGCAGGGGGCTTTTTTGGCCTACCTGCGGCGCATCCTCATGAACCAGGTGCGCGACGAGATCCGGCGCTCCAACCACCGGCCCCGGCACGAGGAGCTCTCCGAGGAGATCCCGAGCGCGGCACCAGGTCCGCTGGACAACGTGCTCTGGAGCGAGAGTCTCGCTGCGTACGAGGAGGCTTTGCAGGCGCTCCCCGAACGCACCCGGGAGGCGGTGGTGCTGCGGCTCGAGTTCGGTCTGGGGTACCAGGAGGTGGCGGAGGCCGTGGGCAGTCCCTCCGCCAATGCGGTGCGCATGCTCATCGCCCGGGCCCTGGTGCAGATGGCGGAGGCCATGCATGGAACACGCTGA
- a CDS encoding serine/threonine-protein kinase — MEHAESGEDGALQRLAEAVADGALLDWAAAGTEAPELAGELDNLRAIESIARLCRQVGEGDPAPAGDEIATAAAPTHWGPLVVHERLGAGAFAEVFRATETQLRREVALKLFRAERVPPGRGREDFLDEARRLAQIRHSNVIVVHGADVHGGRAGLWTELLRGETLEQGLERRGPCSAEEAALVGGELCAALAALHAAGLVHGDVTARNVMRVDGGRIVLMDFGSVREDLPEVDAATYRTGTPLTMAPEVLHGDRPTRAADIYQLGVFLYRLVSRSYPVLAEAVEELKAKHERGESVPLRDRRADLPAAFVQVVERALETDPARRFGSMGEMERALRATLGGAAGRRWSSRRWQAATALFLLAGLAVFALHPWSRTGLLATPLRVQTSLYAVQGGTQQALSPGSRLRPGEALFMTVESREDLHVYVLNEAASEPGVLNALFPDPGLQLHNPLPGGVLHRLPAASAQEAFWQASPTGGTEKLLVVASRHEIERLEELIALQQQQAALVPPVDAAVLDDLQLRAIRLQKAPQAGASAMDGLVRQLEARRERSKDLWFQLIELEAESAKAASAAP; from the coding sequence ATGGAACACGCTGAGAGCGGGGAGGATGGGGCGCTGCAGCGGCTCGCCGAAGCGGTCGCCGACGGTGCGCTCTTGGACTGGGCCGCCGCAGGGACGGAGGCGCCGGAGCTGGCCGGGGAGCTCGACAACCTGCGCGCCATCGAATCGATCGCGCGACTGTGCCGACAGGTCGGTGAAGGGGATCCGGCTCCTGCCGGGGACGAGATCGCCACGGCGGCGGCGCCGACCCACTGGGGCCCACTCGTGGTGCACGAACGTCTCGGCGCCGGAGCTTTCGCGGAAGTGTTCCGAGCCACCGAGACGCAGCTCCGCCGCGAGGTGGCGCTCAAGCTCTTCCGCGCCGAGCGCGTGCCGCCGGGCCGCGGGCGGGAAGACTTCCTCGACGAGGCCCGGCGTTTGGCGCAGATCCGCCACTCGAATGTGATCGTCGTCCATGGGGCCGACGTGCACGGGGGCCGCGCGGGCTTGTGGACCGAGCTGCTGCGTGGGGAAACGCTCGAGCAAGGACTGGAGCGCCGCGGCCCTTGCAGCGCGGAGGAGGCGGCGCTGGTCGGCGGCGAGCTCTGCGCTGCCCTCGCGGCACTCCACGCCGCCGGACTCGTGCACGGGGACGTCACCGCGCGCAACGTGATGCGCGTCGACGGCGGCCGCATCGTGCTCATGGACTTCGGCAGCGTGCGCGAGGATCTCCCCGAGGTGGATGCTGCGACCTACCGCACCGGCACACCCCTCACCATGGCACCGGAAGTTCTGCACGGCGATCGTCCGACCCGGGCCGCCGACATCTACCAACTCGGCGTTTTCCTCTACCGTCTCGTGAGCCGGAGCTATCCGGTGCTGGCCGAGGCCGTGGAAGAGTTGAAGGCGAAGCACGAGCGCGGCGAGAGCGTGCCCCTGCGGGACCGCCGTGCCGATCTGCCCGCGGCCTTCGTGCAGGTGGTGGAGCGCGCCCTCGAAACGGATCCGGCACGGCGCTTCGGCAGCATGGGTGAGATGGAGCGGGCCTTGCGCGCCACTCTGGGAGGGGCGGCCGGCAGGCGCTGGAGCTCACGGCGGTGGCAGGCGGCAACGGCGCTCTTCCTCCTCGCCGGGCTCGCTGTCTTCGCTCTCCATCCCTGGAGCCGCACCGGTCTCCTGGCCACGCCGCTCCGCGTGCAGACGTCGCTGTACGCCGTGCAAGGTGGAACGCAGCAGGCGCTTTCCCCTGGCTCTCGACTGCGCCCCGGCGAAGCCCTGTTCATGACCGTGGAGAGCCGAGAAGATCTGCACGTCTACGTGCTCAACGAGGCGGCGAGCGAACCGGGGGTCTTGAACGCGCTCTTCCCCGACCCTGGTCTGCAGCTGCACAATCCCTTGCCCGGTGGCGTGCTGCACCGCCTGCCGGCAGCTTCGGCGCAGGAAGCCTTCTGGCAGGCCTCACCCACCGGCGGGACGGAGAAGCTCTTGGTGGTGGCGTCGCGCCACGAGATCGAAAGGCTGGAGGAGCTCATCGCCTTGCAGCAGCAGCAGGCGGCGCTCGTGCCGCCGGTGGACGCCGCGGTGCTGGACGATTTGCAATTGCGCGCGATTCGACTGCAGAAAGCGCCGCAGGCCGGGGCGAGCGCCATGGATGGCCTGGTGCGACAGCTCGAGGCCCGGCGCGAGCGGAGCAAGGATCTGTGGTTCCAGCTCATCGAACTCGAAGCGGAAAGCGCGAAGGCAGCGAGCGCAGCACCTTGA
- a CDS encoding CHAT domain-containing tetratricopeptide repeat protein, with product MQALRQALAAGQPVSTAARQLLGAVEAVQGPFSLEAAAVLDLLVECGWRSGAATAPETQALAERALRIHLVLADDADLAESLRSTGILFEFCNRLTEAAELYNVARDLLARCLGPQAPEVAMLGNDIAIVSTRMGKFAAAIDEYRRALATLEAAPAAEPLDIAFVLNGLAIALGEEGEYTGAREAHERALTLRTRHLPPDHPKIAESLNNLGAVLSSMGDGEQALELFERVLAMRRQAYGDRHPLTAAAMVNVARQRLESGDFAGAERFYGEARAIVAPTDPSLVSCYVGLGLLHQKTGDPVAAAADYEQVRRLAADLLDPEHPYIGEALHQLATLRYEAGDLAAARALVTEALARRERSLGAEHPEVAQSLVLLAAVLAESGDTAGAFRASAEAEARGRAHLESASRALAEREALLLAGIRARGLDLMQGLAVRASASPALVPTVWDAVLRARALVFEEMLQRNATRALHADAELARLAQEYQDASTHFANLAFRSTGNGGASLQERIRQAARAREVAERALATRSQDFRAWQARRDLGLDAVARSLPAGEALVAYSVYRRQERVATGLQPVRELVAFVLAGAQPPRLLALGPMQHVDSLVARWGFEAAVGVGVRGRTAAQSETAYRRAGEALRRAVWDPLEPYVAGASHVLVVPDGALHLLNIAALPRGEAERAADGYLADAGVRVHTLASERDLLPLRQAPAGHGLLALGGADFDGQSDRTESEVSLLLASDASDLALRDSPCAALESLHFVPLPGTAREVGDVARLWGAGSTVLTGPAASDVAFKRAAPGKRVLHLATHGFFLGACAPAAAGTRSIQLHKLPLESAVPRPPDLLLQSGLALAGANRRAAAPPGSEDGILTAAEIAALDLQGVEWAVLSACNTGLGEVRVGEGVLGLCRAFQVAGARSVIMSLWPVADEPTRAWMRALYEARLRQHQGTADAVHHADVAILAARRSRGQSTHPFYWAAFVSSGDWR from the coding sequence GTGCAGGCCCTGCGCCAGGCGCTCGCCGCCGGACAGCCGGTGTCCACGGCGGCCCGCCAACTCCTCGGCGCCGTCGAAGCCGTGCAGGGTCCTTTCAGCTTGGAAGCCGCCGCAGTTCTCGACCTGCTGGTGGAGTGCGGTTGGCGTTCCGGTGCCGCCACCGCTCCGGAAACGCAGGCGCTGGCGGAGCGTGCCCTGCGCATCCATCTCGTCCTCGCTGACGATGCCGATCTCGCCGAGAGCTTGCGCAGCACCGGGATCCTCTTCGAATTCTGCAACCGCCTGACTGAGGCAGCCGAGCTCTACAACGTGGCGCGGGACCTCCTGGCGCGCTGCCTCGGGCCGCAAGCGCCGGAGGTGGCGATGCTGGGCAACGACATCGCCATCGTCAGCACCCGGATGGGCAAGTTCGCCGCGGCCATCGACGAGTATCGTCGCGCCCTGGCGACCTTGGAGGCGGCGCCGGCAGCAGAGCCTCTGGACATCGCCTTCGTCCTCAACGGACTGGCCATCGCCCTCGGCGAGGAAGGAGAATACACCGGCGCGCGGGAGGCGCACGAGCGGGCCTTGACGCTGCGCACCCGCCACTTGCCCCCGGATCATCCCAAGATCGCCGAGAGCCTCAACAATCTTGGAGCGGTGCTCTCGAGCATGGGGGACGGGGAGCAGGCGCTGGAGCTCTTCGAGCGCGTTCTCGCCATGCGACGTCAGGCCTATGGGGATCGCCATCCGTTGACGGCAGCGGCGATGGTCAACGTGGCGCGACAGCGGCTCGAATCCGGTGACTTCGCCGGAGCCGAGCGCTTCTACGGCGAGGCCCGGGCCATCGTCGCACCCACCGATCCGTCTCTGGTGTCGTGCTACGTCGGGCTCGGTCTCCTGCATCAGAAGACCGGCGATCCGGTGGCGGCGGCGGCGGACTACGAACAGGTGCGGCGGCTCGCGGCGGACCTCCTCGACCCGGAGCATCCTTATATCGGCGAAGCCCTGCACCAGCTGGCGACGTTGCGTTACGAAGCGGGCGACCTGGCGGCGGCGCGGGCGCTGGTGACGGAAGCCCTCGCCCGGCGCGAGCGCAGTCTCGGCGCCGAGCATCCCGAGGTGGCGCAAAGCTTGGTGCTGCTGGCGGCGGTGCTCGCCGAGAGCGGCGACACCGCGGGCGCTTTCCGCGCCAGTGCCGAGGCCGAGGCGCGCGGCAGGGCGCACTTGGAATCGGCCTCGCGAGCGCTCGCCGAACGGGAGGCCTTGCTCCTGGCCGGCATCCGGGCGCGGGGGCTCGACCTCATGCAAGGGCTCGCGGTGCGAGCCTCGGCGTCTCCCGCTCTCGTGCCCACGGTCTGGGACGCGGTCCTTCGGGCCCGCGCTCTGGTGTTCGAAGAGATGTTGCAGCGGAACGCGACGCGGGCTCTGCACGCGGATGCGGAGCTCGCCCGTCTCGCCCAGGAGTACCAGGATGCGAGCACGCACTTCGCCAACCTCGCCTTCCGCAGCACCGGGAATGGTGGAGCCTCCCTCCAGGAGAGAATCCGCCAGGCGGCGCGAGCGCGGGAGGTGGCGGAGCGCGCCTTGGCCACGCGGAGCCAGGACTTCCGTGCCTGGCAGGCGCGGCGCGATCTGGGCCTGGACGCGGTCGCGCGCAGCTTGCCTGCAGGCGAGGCGCTGGTGGCGTACTCCGTCTACCGGCGGCAGGAGCGCGTGGCCACGGGGTTGCAGCCGGTACGCGAGCTCGTCGCCTTCGTGCTCGCCGGCGCGCAGCCCCCTCGCCTGCTGGCGCTGGGGCCGATGCAGCACGTCGATTCCCTGGTGGCGCGCTGGGGTTTCGAAGCGGCAGTAGGCGTCGGCGTCCGTGGCCGCACCGCGGCGCAGAGCGAAACGGCGTATCGGCGGGCCGGCGAGGCGCTGCGGCGCGCCGTGTGGGACCCGCTCGAGCCTTACGTCGCCGGTGCGTCGCACGTCCTCGTGGTTCCGGACGGCGCCCTGCACCTGCTCAACATCGCCGCCTTGCCTCGGGGCGAAGCGGAGCGCGCCGCCGATGGTTACCTCGCCGATGCCGGGGTGCGGGTGCACACGCTCGCCTCGGAGCGTGATCTGTTGCCGCTACGCCAGGCGCCGGCGGGGCACGGGCTCTTGGCGCTGGGTGGGGCGGACTTCGACGGCCAGAGCGATAGGACCGAGAGCGAGGTCTCGCTGCTTTTGGCGAGCGACGCCAGCGACCTCGCCCTGCGCGACTCTCCTTGTGCCGCTCTCGAGTCGTTGCACTTCGTGCCGCTCCCCGGAACGGCGCGAGAGGTCGGCGATGTCGCCCGGCTCTGGGGCGCGGGGTCCACCGTGCTCACCGGGCCCGCTGCGAGCGACGTGGCTTTCAAGCGCGCCGCACCGGGCAAGCGCGTGCTGCACCTGGCGACGCACGGCTTCTTCCTCGGCGCCTGTGCGCCGGCGGCGGCGGGAACCCGCAGCATCCAGCTGCACAAGCTCCCGCTCGAGTCGGCGGTCCCGAGGCCCCCGGATCTCCTCCTGCAATCGGGTCTGGCCCTGGCTGGAGCGAACCGGCGCGCGGCGGCGCCGCCGGGAAGCGAAGACGGCATCCTGACCGCGGCGGAGATCGCCGCCCTCGATCTGCAGGGAGTGGAGTGGGCGGTGCTGTCGGCATGCAACACCGGTCTCGGCGAGGTGCGCGTGGGAGAAGGGGTGCTCGGTCTCTGCCGGGCCTTTCAGGTGGCCGGCGCCCGCTCGGTGATCATGAGCCTCTGGCCGGTGGCGGACGAACCGACGCGGGCGTGGATGCGCGCCTTGTACGAGGCGCGGCTGCGTCAGCACCAAGGGACGGCCGACGCCGTGCACCACGCCGACGTCGCCATACTCGCGGCGCGGCGTTCCCGCGGCCAGAGCACCCATCCCTTCTATTGGGCGGCCTTCGTTTCCAGCGGCGATTGGCGCTGA
- a CDS encoding peptidylprolyl isomerase, with amino-acid sequence MQTSRFRQRAPRRRRHLFAGDARPRRRGALTLARRWLAFGACACLLGFAAPAQAAREMVDRIVAMVDDESILLSDVLREMNLVRLQRSLGEMSEAEQEQLFRTVLDGMIDDQLLVAQAKVKGYEVGEQELSESVDKEVRSIKERLGGEEAYRRELQRQGFTEAEVRDMHREQRRKQILASRVVQNELRPQVSITADEVRQFYDTQRDSVPAELLRTPVRVRLADILIIPRDEEKEKAARAKMDAILQRLQGGEDFAKVATEQSEWPTAKNGGSLGKFRYGDFESDAFDEAVSKLEPGQMSPVIPTKFGLMVVKLESRDGEVMTARHIVIKIEPDENARVNALERALDLRRRALAGEDFAALARQYSDDPLTKEKGGMVEDDWDIEGLRPEFRGAVDSLAVGEISNVLNTPNGFYVLKILERNESKETTFEEIREPLHRYMEQRELEKLFQSYVHDLRKKFFVDVKV; translated from the coding sequence ATGCAGACGAGTCGATTCCGGCAGCGAGCGCCGCGGAGGCGCCGGCACCTTTTCGCCGGCGACGCCCGTCCGCGCCGGCGCGGCGCTCTCACGCTGGCGCGCCGCTGGCTCGCCTTCGGTGCCTGCGCTTGCCTGCTCGGTTTCGCCGCTCCTGCCCAGGCCGCACGCGAGATGGTGGATCGCATCGTGGCGATGGTGGACGACGAGTCCATCCTGCTCTCCGACGTGCTCCGGGAGATGAACCTGGTGCGCCTGCAGCGGAGCCTGGGAGAGATGAGCGAGGCGGAGCAGGAGCAGCTCTTCCGCACCGTGCTGGACGGCATGATCGACGATCAGCTCCTGGTGGCCCAGGCCAAGGTGAAGGGCTACGAAGTGGGCGAGCAAGAGCTGAGCGAGTCGGTGGACAAGGAGGTCCGCAGCATCAAGGAACGCTTGGGAGGCGAAGAGGCTTATCGGCGGGAGCTGCAGCGCCAAGGCTTCACCGAAGCCGAGGTGCGCGACATGCACCGGGAGCAAAGGCGCAAGCAGATCCTCGCTTCCCGGGTGGTGCAGAACGAGCTGCGCCCCCAGGTGTCCATCACCGCCGACGAAGTTCGCCAGTTCTACGACACCCAGCGCGATTCCGTGCCTGCCGAACTGCTGCGCACACCGGTGCGCGTCCGTCTCGCGGACATCCTGATCATCCCGCGGGACGAAGAGAAGGAGAAGGCCGCCCGCGCCAAGATGGATGCCATCCTGCAGCGCCTGCAAGGCGGCGAGGACTTCGCCAAGGTCGCCACCGAGCAGTCCGAGTGGCCCACGGCGAAAAATGGCGGCTCGCTGGGCAAGTTCCGCTACGGCGACTTCGAGAGCGACGCCTTCGACGAGGCCGTGAGCAAGCTCGAGCCGGGCCAGATGAGCCCGGTCATCCCGACGAAGTTCGGCCTCATGGTGGTCAAGCTGGAAAGCCGCGACGGCGAGGTGATGACGGCCCGGCACATCGTGATCAAGATCGAGCCCGACGAGAACGCCCGCGTCAACGCCCTGGAGCGGGCCTTGGATCTGCGGCGGCGGGCGCTGGCCGGGGAGGATTTCGCGGCCCTGGCGCGGCAGTACTCCGACGACCCGCTCACCAAGGAGAAGGGCGGCATGGTGGAGGACGACTGGGACATCGAGGGCTTGCGTCCCGAGTTTCGCGGTGCCGTGGATTCCCTCGCCGTGGGCGAGATCAGCAACGTCCTCAACACCCCGAACGGCTTCTACGTCCTCAAGATCCTGGAGCGGAACGAGTCGAAGGAGACCACCTTCGAGGAAATCCGCGAGCCCCTGCACCGCTACATGGAACAACGCGAGCTGGAGAAGCTCTTCCAGAGCTACGTGCACGACCTGCGCAAGAAGTTCTTCGTCGACGTGAAGGTCTAG
- a CDS encoding peptidylprolyl isomerase, translated as MRRRRARHGAGAAGVLVALALAQAGCSGKGDTQGGRGTTQRSADALAQVNGAELRAEDLRKLIPADYRESVTGAEIYAILDRWIETELLYQHALKEHIESDTEVGETLHQMRRQILADEYLQREMKNRVRVGEDEVRDYYESHVDQYTQEVHLRHIVVNSSEEARQVLTELRAGGDFRALAQRYSVDPSGPRGGDLGFLGKGAMNPAFEPEVFQMAPGEVRGPIASGFGFHIVQVVGRRPATDPLPFELARDEIMQMLLLEKQRAAEKKLFAELRQEASIFLAKAYAGMPIEPETAPTTASTVLDTTDVSNPDMPLEDTSTTAPSEPVQPH; from the coding sequence GTGAGGCGGCGCCGGGCGAGACACGGCGCGGGCGCCGCCGGCGTGCTCGTGGCTCTGGCCCTGGCCCAGGCGGGCTGCAGTGGCAAGGGCGACACCCAAGGTGGGCGCGGCACGACGCAGCGCAGCGCCGACGCCCTGGCGCAAGTCAACGGCGCCGAGCTGCGTGCCGAGGACCTGCGCAAGCTCATCCCGGCGGACTACCGCGAAAGCGTCACCGGGGCCGAGATCTACGCCATCCTCGACCGCTGGATCGAGACCGAGCTGCTGTACCAGCACGCCCTGAAGGAGCACATCGAGAGCGACACCGAGGTGGGCGAGACGCTGCACCAGATGCGGCGGCAGATCCTCGCCGACGAATACCTGCAGCGGGAAATGAAGAACCGCGTGCGCGTGGGTGAAGATGAAGTACGGGACTACTACGAGTCCCATGTCGACCAGTACACCCAGGAAGTGCACCTGCGACACATCGTGGTGAACTCCTCCGAGGAAGCGCGGCAAGTGCTGACGGAGCTGCGGGCCGGCGGCGACTTCCGCGCCCTGGCGCAGCGCTACTCCGTGGACCCTTCCGGCCCCCGCGGCGGCGACCTGGGTTTCCTCGGCAAGGGCGCCATGAATCCGGCCTTCGAGCCCGAGGTGTTCCAGATGGCCCCGGGCGAAGTCCGCGGGCCCATCGCTTCCGGCTTCGGTTTCCACATCGTCCAGGTCGTGGGCCGGAGACCGGCCACGGACCCGTTGCCCTTCGAACTGGCCCGCGACGAGATCATGCAGATGCTGCTCCTGGAGAAGCAGCGCGCGGCGGAGAAGAAGCTCTTCGCCGAGCTGCGGCAGGAAGCGAGCATCTTCCTCGCCAAGGCCTATGCCGGCATGCCCATCGAGCCGGAGACCGCGCCGACCACTGCCAGCACGGTGCTCGATACCACGGACGTGTCCAATCCGGACATGCCGCTGGAAGACACCTCCACCACCGCTCCGTCGGAGCCGGTGCAGCCGCACTGA